Proteins co-encoded in one Nitratireductor kimnyeongensis genomic window:
- a CDS encoding Na+/H+ antiporter subunit D, producing MAAETIDISTAMLTEPTALGDWLLVAPVGLPILFGAVLVMVRHETRLHAGLAIVGLLLTLAANAALLLQVLADGPQVMTMGRWLPPFGISFTADALGASLAFVATLVASVCALYAMKDIGATGRRYGFYPFLMLLMAGVGGSFLTGDIFNLYVWFEVFLISSFGLLILGSTDRQLDGATKYAILNLVGTTLFLTATAYLYGTFGTLNMADIARKADAMRGTGPMMTLAVLYLLAFGMKAAAFPVNFWLPASYHTPRIVTAALFGGVLTKVGVYALLRVLVMLFPVERGELSGVIAWVAAGTMVLGIMGAIAQSDIRRVLGFVVISGVGVMLAGLALGTETGLTGTILYAFHSVLAMTALYLLAGVIKELGGSYSLHELGGLYRAYPAMGAFALVLMLAVAGLPPASGLWPKILLVRASIEAGWPWLSFAILLTGLLTTIALGRVYILAIWRNRPSDVSADAVAGAPGYGYVSMALLCVPIILLGVYPEPFIRVAEAAASGLLDASGYIGAVFPAEAAQ from the coding sequence ATGGCCGCTGAAACAATTGACATTTCGACTGCAATGCTGACGGAGCCGACGGCGCTGGGAGACTGGCTTCTGGTAGCGCCGGTTGGGCTGCCGATCCTTTTTGGTGCCGTACTCGTGATGGTGCGTCATGAAACCCGGCTGCATGCCGGGCTGGCCATTGTGGGGCTGCTTCTCACGCTCGCTGCGAACGCTGCGCTTCTTTTGCAGGTCCTGGCAGACGGTCCCCAGGTGATGACGATGGGGCGCTGGCTGCCGCCCTTCGGCATATCCTTCACCGCAGACGCTCTCGGTGCATCGCTTGCCTTTGTGGCGACGCTGGTTGCCAGTGTTTGTGCGCTCTATGCGATGAAAGACATTGGTGCGACGGGGCGCCGCTACGGCTTTTATCCGTTTTTGATGCTGTTGATGGCTGGCGTGGGCGGCTCGTTTTTGACGGGTGACATCTTCAACCTGTATGTCTGGTTCGAAGTGTTCCTGATCTCCTCCTTCGGTCTCCTGATCCTCGGTTCGACCGATCGCCAGCTTGACGGTGCAACGAAGTACGCCATTCTGAACCTGGTGGGCACGACGCTGTTTCTCACCGCGACCGCCTATCTTTACGGTACGTTTGGAACGCTGAATATGGCCGATATTGCGCGCAAGGCGGACGCCATGCGTGGGACCGGTCCAATGATGACACTGGCCGTGCTTTACCTTCTGGCCTTCGGCATGAAAGCGGCTGCGTTTCCCGTCAATTTCTGGCTGCCCGCCTCGTATCACACGCCCCGCATCGTTACGGCGGCGCTTTTTGGCGGCGTTCTGACCAAGGTCGGCGTTTATGCACTGCTTCGGGTTCTGGTCATGCTGTTTCCGGTTGAGCGGGGGGAACTGTCAGGGGTCATTGCCTGGGTGGCCGCGGGCACCATGGTGCTTGGGATCATGGGCGCTATTGCCCAATCCGATATTCGCCGTGTGCTGGGTTTTGTGGTGATCTCTGGCGTCGGGGTCATGCTTGCAGGGCTCGCGCTGGGCACCGAGACAGGACTGACGGGCACAATTCTCTATGCGTTCCATTCCGTTCTAGCGATGACCGCGCTCTACCTTTTGGCCGGTGTCATCAAGGAGCTTGGCGGAAGTTATTCCCTGCACGAGCTAGGCGGACTCTATCGGGCCTATCCGGCGATGGGGGCCTTTGCGCTGGTTCTGATGCTTGCCGTGGCGGGACTGCCGCCGGCATCCGGATTGTGGCCGAAAATTCTGCTTGTTCGCGCGTCGATCGAGGCTGGTTGGCCCTGGCTTTCCTTCGCCATCTTGTTGACCGGACTTCTCACCACGATCGCGCTTGGGCGAGTTTATATCCTGGCGATCTGGCGCAACAGGCCTTCGGACGTCTCTGCCGATGCGGTCGCGGGCGCGCCGGGATATGGCTACGTCTCGATGGCGCTGCTGTGTGTCCCGATCATATTGCTCGGCGTTTATCCCGAACCGTTCATACGGGTGGCTGAAGCCGCTGCGAGCGGGCTCCTGGATGCGTCGGGCTATATCGGTGCGGTCTTTCCGGCGGAGGCAGCACAATGA
- a CDS encoding Na+/H+ antiporter subunit E has translation MRLSLINIILALIWTAISGSFTLPNFIFGFLLGAGALYLIREQVGSLGYFARSIRVISLALLFFYELMLSAWRVALLVMSPKMNLQPGIFAYPLKVDRDFEITLLANLITLTPGTLSVDVSEDRRFLYVHAIDCSDPDELRRDIAEGFERKIMEAFR, from the coding sequence ATGAGACTGTCTCTTATCAATATTATCCTCGCACTAATCTGGACAGCCATCAGCGGCTCATTCACCCTGCCGAACTTCATTTTTGGTTTCCTTCTCGGAGCGGGGGCACTTTATCTGATCCGCGAGCAGGTCGGATCCCTGGGATATTTCGCCCGCAGCATTCGGGTGATCTCGCTCGCGCTTCTGTTTTTCTACGAGCTGATGCTTTCTGCGTGGCGGGTGGCGCTTCTCGTAATGTCGCCGAAGATGAACCTTCAGCCTGGTATTTTTGCTTATCCGCTCAAGGTGGATCGGGACTTCGAGATAACGCTCCTGGCAAATCTTATCACCCTGACACCGGGCACCCTTTCCGTGGATGTTTCGGAAGATCGCCGCTTTCTCTACGTTCATGCGATCGATTGCTCGGATCCGGATGAGTTGCGCCGCGACATCGCTGAAGGTTTTGAACGCAAGATCATGGAGGCGTTTCGATGA
- a CDS encoding cation:proton antiporter yields the protein MNAIEEFLVFAEVIALALLSVSFLLTVVRVLVGPSLPDRVLALDMLVTIAIGFIAVIGIRTGFTLYLDIAIALGLVGFLATVAFARFVLSRRYEQEFVKRDTLGIYGDKEQ from the coding sequence ATGAACGCCATCGAAGAATTTCTCGTGTTTGCCGAGGTCATAGCGCTCGCTCTGTTGAGTGTGTCTTTCCTACTTACTGTCGTGCGCGTCCTCGTTGGACCAAGCCTGCCCGACCGGGTTCTTGCGCTCGATATGTTGGTGACGATCGCAATCGGTTTCATCGCTGTCATCGGCATCCGCACAGGATTCACGCTTTATCTCGACATTGCCATTGCCCTGGGGCTTGTAGGCTTCCTGGCGACGGTTGCGTTCGCCCGCTTCGTGCTCAGTCGGCGTTATGAACAGGAGTTTGTGAAGCGCGACACACTCGGCATCTACGGCGACAAGGAGCAATGA
- the mnhG gene encoding monovalent cation/H(+) antiporter subunit G codes for MDDVFNILTGLLIIIGAAFTLIAAIGILRLPDLYTRMHAASKAGTLGSGLMLVALAIFAQDQAIVTRALAAVVFFLLTAPISAHLLAKAAYAAGYKLWGRSVHDEMASPQRGTPQPADGKNSQED; via the coding sequence ATGGACGACGTGTTCAACATACTCACGGGCCTTCTCATTATCATAGGTGCGGCCTTCACCCTGATCGCGGCGATCGGCATTCTGCGACTTCCTGATCTCTATACGCGTATGCATGCGGCTTCGAAGGCCGGGACGCTCGGCTCGGGGCTTATGCTTGTCGCTTTGGCGATATTCGCACAGGATCAGGCTATCGTAACTCGAGCATTGGCGGCGGTGGTCTTCTTTCTCCTCACGGCGCCAATTTCCGCGCACCTCTTGGCCAAGGCTGCCTACGCCGCCGGCTACAAACTCTGGGGGCGTTCGGTGCATGACGAAATGGCTTCTCCCCAGCGTGGGACACCACAACCTGCTGATGGAAAAAACAGTCAAGAAGATTAG
- a CDS encoding MucR family transcriptional regulator, which yields MNEDIVKHDDTLIELTADVVAAYVSNNPVPASELSNLISDVHAALGRVCGTPETPPAEKQKPAVNPKRSVHDDYIICLEDGKKFKSLKRHLMTHYGMTPEQYREKWGLDANYPMVAPSYAVARSKLAKQMGLGRKRKEK from the coding sequence ATGAACGAAGATATTGTAAAACACGACGATACTCTTATCGAACTGACTGCAGATGTTGTCGCTGCCTATGTCAGCAACAATCCTGTTCCTGCATCCGAACTTTCCAACTTGATTTCAGATGTTCATGCAGCGCTCGGCCGTGTTTGCGGCACTCCAGAGACACCGCCTGCTGAAAAGCAGAAGCCGGCCGTGAACCCGAAGCGCTCTGTACATGATGACTATATCATCTGTCTCGAGGACGGAAAGAAGTTCAAATCGCTGAAGCGTCACCTGATGACGCATTACGGCATGACGCCCGAACAGTATCGGGAAAAGTGGGGGCTTGACGCCAATTACCCGATGGTGGCTCCGAGCTATGCCGTGGCGCGTTCGAAACTGGCCAAGCAAATGGGTTTAGGACGCAAGCGCAAGGAAAAATAG
- a CDS encoding helix-turn-helix domain-containing protein, whose amino-acid sequence MLSNATNSTEQEDGRVKTPDNQTSVTLHRRLSPIPEERVGEVCECVLDIVAALFNVSGRELRETRRSSTSVTRVRQIGMYAAHVILGLNMSEVGRGFGRDRTTVQYACHVIEDMRDDEEFDRIVLMTERITAAAFRNTELR is encoded by the coding sequence GTGCTTTCAAACGCTACCAATTCGACGGAACAAGAAGACGGGCGAGTTAAAACGCCTGACAATCAGACATCGGTAACGCTGCACCGCCGTCTCAGTCCCATTCCCGAGGAGCGTGTCGGGGAGGTTTGTGAATGTGTTCTCGACATCGTCGCGGCACTGTTCAATGTGAGCGGGCGGGAGCTGCGCGAAACACGCCGTTCATCGACGAGCGTAACGCGTGTGCGGCAGATCGGTATGTATGCCGCACATGTGATCCTCGGACTTAACATGAGTGAAGTCGGACGCGGATTCGGCCGCGACCGAACAACGGTTCAATATGCGTGTCATGTCATAGAGGACATGCGTGACGATGAGGAATTTGACCGCATCGTTCTGATGACGGAGCGTATTACTGCGGCCGCATTCAGGAACACGGAGCTGCGCTGA
- a CDS encoding DUF6456 domain-containing protein, which produces MAVKREELRHARERCRCLRFLQKGVAWLQPGAKEASVLLDGGERGTISILLDVLKALEKDDLVSVREDQVALTAAGIACARRLAAKQEPFASQHREIERRVLHQAAQKRFITASLSESPLAQLANRRMRNGKPFLTRAEFDAGERLRTDYTRGQIMPRLSASWMASVSGKKHGSGAGGGVELTQAALASRQRVDRALVAVGPELAGVLVDICCFLKGFEQVEMERGWPVRSAKVVLKTALGVLARHYEPPPRRESGTARSILHWGAQDYRPKLA; this is translated from the coding sequence ATGGCTGTCAAACGTGAAGAGTTGCGCCACGCGCGCGAAAGATGCCGTTGCTTGCGATTTCTGCAGAAGGGAGTGGCGTGGCTTCAACCTGGTGCCAAAGAGGCGAGCGTGCTTCTCGATGGCGGCGAGCGGGGAACGATCTCCATATTGCTCGATGTGCTGAAGGCGCTGGAGAAGGACGATCTCGTCTCCGTTCGTGAGGACCAGGTGGCCTTGACGGCGGCCGGTATTGCCTGCGCGCGGCGATTGGCTGCAAAACAGGAGCCTTTTGCAAGCCAGCATCGGGAGATCGAGCGCCGGGTTTTACATCAGGCTGCCCAGAAGAGGTTCATTACAGCATCGCTCAGCGAATCGCCGCTGGCGCAACTGGCGAACCGGCGTATGCGCAACGGCAAGCCGTTTCTCACGCGCGCGGAATTCGACGCCGGTGAGAGATTGCGCACCGATTACACACGCGGGCAGATCATGCCGCGCTTGAGTGCCAGCTGGATGGCGTCGGTGTCGGGCAAGAAACATGGCTCCGGTGCCGGAGGTGGCGTGGAACTGACGCAGGCTGCTCTGGCTTCGCGTCAGCGTGTCGATCGGGCGCTCGTGGCCGTCGGGCCGGAGCTCGCCGGAGTTCTGGTCGATATATGTTGCTTTCTGAAGGGCTTCGAACAGGTGGAGATGGAGCGGGGATGGCCGGTCCGATCCGCCAAGGTCGTGCTCAAGACCGCGCTGGGAGTGCTCGCCCGCCATTATGAGCCTCCACCACGCAGGGAAAGCGGAACAGCGAGGTCGATCCTGCACTGGGGAGCGCAGGATTATCGCCCCAAGCTCGCATGA
- a CDS encoding SufE family protein, with protein MSTTIDTLYDDFAFLDDWEERYRYIIDLGNNLPSYPETARDEAHRVRGCVSQVWLQTDRGEGSDPVLTFKGDSDAHIVRGLVAIMLLLFSGRRASEILKIDAEDVMTRLGLDEHLTPQRANGLRSMVQRIKKEATEAAPATG; from the coding sequence ATGAGCACGACGATTGACACTCTCTACGACGACTTCGCCTTCCTCGACGATTGGGAAGAGCGTTATCGCTACATCATCGATCTTGGCAACAATCTGCCTTCCTACCCCGAAACGGCGCGCGACGAGGCCCACCGGGTACGCGGCTGTGTAAGCCAGGTCTGGCTTCAAACGGATCGCGGAGAAGGCAGCGACCCCGTCCTCACCTTCAAAGGCGATTCGGACGCGCACATAGTGCGAGGACTTGTCGCCATCATGCTGCTCCTGTTTTCAGGCAGGCGCGCCAGCGAAATCCTGAAAATCGATGCCGAAGACGTGATGACCAGACTCGGTCTCGACGAGCATCTCACACCCCAGCGCGCCAACGGATTGCGATCGATGGTGCAGCGCATAAAAAAAGAAGCCACCGAGGCAGCGCCCGCCACGGGCTGA
- a CDS encoding DUF5330 domain-containing protein gives MGFIIRSIFWLSLVLLLLPIGGTGGQDTTETPQVGALQALGAAREAITDMVGICERKPEVCATGRAALQTIGARARESARFAYEMLEEPTETPAETIAGTTEAPLTTGSVPENPADH, from the coding sequence ATGGGCTTTATAATTCGCTCGATCTTCTGGCTTTCGCTGGTGCTGCTGCTCTTGCCTATCGGAGGCACAGGCGGCCAGGACACCACGGAGACGCCACAGGTCGGTGCCCTGCAGGCATTGGGGGCAGCGCGCGAAGCAATCACCGACATGGTTGGCATCTGCGAGCGAAAGCCCGAAGTATGCGCCACCGGACGCGCCGCACTCCAGACGATCGGGGCTCGCGCCCGCGAAAGCGCCCGGTTTGCCTACGAAATGCTTGAAGAGCCGACGGAGACTCCCGCCGAGACAATCGCCGGCACGACGGAAGCGCCATTGACCACCGGCAGTGTTCCAGAGAATCCTGCAGATCATTAG
- a CDS encoding sensor histidine kinase, giving the protein MERSRQLRLAAVLLTAPFLFAGAVALLLAGTLGFAPTLALASAGFAVSWLAAAGLFASGRGVAIETLALVLGIAAVSALIVLSGGFVSPLTALTGVLATESVWIARTRRALLIGVLAGALSLGLAAFGGVLDTHFASTLPLAAHWLIPLAYVATLALRFRALQAEQVRGSVSAKGGGIEAMMSALVLRLEGTGDVVDASAQAEQILNVRSDILLGTGFFERIHVGDRVAYLCAVSDVSGGADKRTISIRLRMPAEEHGLRASGYRQFGVEFLKEEDATQVVAIVRDESDLADLEHDLMRAREEARIAKVESKRMLAAVSHELRTPLNAILGFSDTLQTEIFGRFSNDRQREYVRLIHEAGEHLLSVVNSTLEISKLEAGTYTLHPEAFSFSDAVDASVAFARADATSRAVDVDVAIAENVGVVYCDRRAVQQVLINLLSNAVKFSHANGCVRVKAERTGNRLDFSVTDNGIGISADDLERIGEPFAQVRSEATRHVEGTGLGLALVKGLVSLQGGGMTIDSAPGEGTCVSISLPVGVGAEKDEIGRGGKPATNPANDPATENEWGNEEYRKTA; this is encoded by the coding sequence GTGGAACGCTCCCGCCAATTGCGGTTGGCAGCGGTGCTTCTGACGGCGCCCTTCCTCTTCGCGGGAGCAGTAGCGTTGCTTCTGGCCGGCACTTTGGGCTTCGCCCCGACACTGGCGCTTGCCAGCGCCGGCTTTGCAGTGAGCTGGCTTGCTGCCGCCGGCCTGTTTGCAAGCGGGCGGGGGGTCGCCATTGAAACGCTCGCCCTGGTTCTTGGTATTGCCGCCGTCAGCGCATTGATCGTCCTTTCCGGCGGCTTTGTTTCTCCGTTGACAGCCCTGACCGGGGTTCTCGCAACGGAAAGTGTATGGATAGCACGAACGCGCCGCGCTCTTTTGATTGGTGTTCTCGCTGGCGCGCTTTCTCTAGGGTTGGCCGCCTTTGGCGGAGTTTTGGATACTCACTTTGCTTCAACGCTGCCGCTCGCCGCGCATTGGCTGATCCCGCTTGCCTATGTAGCAACGCTGGCCCTGCGTTTCCGGGCGTTGCAGGCTGAGCAAGTGCGCGGTTCTGTTTCCGCGAAAGGGGGGGGCATCGAGGCTATGATGAGCGCCCTGGTGCTGCGCCTTGAAGGGACCGGCGACGTGGTGGATGCGTCCGCGCAGGCCGAGCAGATCCTGAACGTCCGGTCGGACATCCTGTTGGGGACTGGATTTTTCGAGCGCATTCATGTGGGCGATCGCGTGGCCTATCTGTGCGCGGTCTCCGATGTAAGCGGCGGTGCTGACAAGCGTACCATCAGCATCCGCCTGCGCATGCCTGCGGAAGAGCACGGGCTTCGTGCGTCCGGTTATCGCCAGTTTGGCGTTGAATTCCTCAAAGAGGAAGATGCAACGCAGGTGGTGGCAATCGTGCGTGACGAGAGCGACCTGGCCGATCTGGAGCACGACCTGATGCGTGCTCGCGAAGAGGCTCGGATCGCGAAGGTCGAAAGCAAACGCATGCTGGCGGCCGTCAGTCATGAACTCCGGACGCCGCTGAATGCCATTCTTGGCTTTTCCGACACGCTGCAGACGGAGATTTTTGGACGCTTCTCCAATGATCGGCAGCGGGAATATGTCCGGCTCATTCACGAGGCCGGCGAACATCTCCTCTCGGTGGTAAACTCCACGCTGGAAATCTCCAAGCTGGAGGCAGGTACCTACACGCTGCACCCGGAGGCGTTCAGCTTCTCGGACGCCGTGGATGCCAGTGTCGCGTTCGCCCGAGCGGATGCCACCTCACGTGCGGTGGATGTGGATGTGGCGATCGCGGAGAATGTCGGCGTCGTCTATTGCGACCGGCGCGCGGTGCAGCAGGTGTTGATAAACCTTCTCTCGAACGCCGTGAAATTTTCACACGCCAACGGCTGTGTGCGGGTGAAGGCAGAGCGAACGGGCAATCGCCTTGACTTCAGCGTCACCGATAATGGTATCGGGATTTCGGCCGATGACCTTGAGCGAATCGGAGAGCCTTTTGCCCAGGTTCGGAGCGAAGCGACAAGGCACGTTGAGGGAACCGGCCTTGGCCTGGCGCTGGTGAAAGGACTGGTGAGCCTTCAGGGTGGTGGCATGACCATCGACAGTGCGCCGGGTGAGGGCACATGTGTGAGCATTTCGCTGCCAGTGGGCGTGGGCGCGGAAAAGGACGAGATCGGCCGGGGTGGAAAACCGGCAACCAACCCGGCAAATGACCCGGCAACTGAGAATGAGTGGGGTAATGAAGAATACCGCAAGACGGCCTGA
- a CDS encoding peptidoglycan-binding domain-containing protein, with product MKNTARRPEPEVTFGTLLRAGATGVGMAIVRNPLAVGAVTAFAVAFSFVSANALWYQPHFHSGALISTRTPVFTEPRSMSTPSQPARLEETPRQAPRQVAPDRDTTGAIPVENPQDVAGGDPTIRQVQSVLRDLGLYRGTIDGLEGPETRTAIENYRRIVDLDPTPTVDEALLRQLGLSATPQPAETTSNLSVTPTSVPPVAPTPTPRPAYQRSATAPVNVQPAAERVPIPTAEVPQARVQTAALETTEADPTIMRVQAGLKAFGNDGIEVDGLLGENTQAAIREFQSLFGLPVTGQPDQTLLAKMREVGLTN from the coding sequence ATGAAGAATACCGCAAGACGGCCTGAACCGGAGGTCACATTTGGAACTCTGCTTCGCGCCGGAGCAACCGGCGTCGGGATGGCAATCGTTCGCAATCCTTTGGCTGTCGGTGCCGTAACAGCCTTTGCTGTCGCATTTTCCTTCGTCTCGGCAAACGCTCTTTGGTATCAGCCGCATTTCCATTCCGGTGCGTTGATCTCGACCCGAACGCCCGTTTTCACTGAACCACGGAGCATGTCCACGCCTTCGCAGCCCGCCCGCCTCGAGGAAACACCGCGTCAGGCTCCTCGGCAGGTGGCCCCCGATCGGGACACGACCGGGGCGATCCCAGTCGAGAATCCCCAGGACGTGGCTGGCGGAGACCCGACCATACGTCAGGTGCAATCGGTCCTTCGGGATCTGGGGTTGTACCGCGGCACGATTGACGGTCTCGAGGGCCCCGAGACCCGCACGGCAATCGAAAACTATCGTCGTATCGTGGATCTGGATCCAACGCCGACGGTCGACGAAGCCCTGCTGCGCCAACTTGGGCTCTCGGCCACGCCGCAGCCGGCCGAGACCACGTCGAACCTGTCGGTGACGCCGACATCGGTACCGCCTGTCGCACCGACCCCGACACCTCGTCCTGCCTATCAGCGCTCCGCTACAGCTCCCGTCAACGTCCAACCGGCCGCGGAGCGGGTACCGATACCGACGGCGGAAGTGCCGCAAGCACGTGTCCAGACGGCCGCTCTCGAAACCACCGAGGCGGACCCCACAATCATGCGTGTACAGGCCGGGCTGAAGGCGTTTGGCAATGACGGGATCGAGGTGGACGGTCTTCTGGGGGAAAATACCCAGGCCGCTATTCGTGAGTTTCAGAGCCTTTTCGGACTCCCTGTCACCGGGCAGCCGGACCAGACGCTCCTTGCAAAAATGCGTGAGGTTGGCCTGACCAACTGA
- a CDS encoding DUF1491 family protein, with translation MRLTSEFWVSALTKRLFAEGGFATVLQKGAREAGTIFILLRNRLGQQALYGPAAQAVYDEARPNERRFALIAKDSDQAIDKHLERERRFDPDFWLVEIEVMDLDEAERYFEIAAG, from the coding sequence ATGCGCCTGACCAGTGAGTTTTGGGTTTCAGCCTTGACCAAGCGGCTCTTTGCTGAGGGTGGGTTTGCCACGGTTCTGCAAAAAGGCGCACGCGAGGCCGGAACCATTTTTATTCTGTTGCGCAATCGTCTTGGCCAGCAGGCTCTTTATGGCCCTGCAGCGCAGGCCGTTTATGACGAGGCGCGGCCCAATGAGCGGCGCTTCGCACTGATTGCGAAAGATAGCGACCAGGCAATCGACAAACATCTCGAACGGGAACGCCGCTTCGATCCTGATTTCTGGCTGGTTGAAATCGAGGTGATGGACCTCGATGAGGCAGAACGCTATTTCGAGATTGCTGCCGGTTGA
- a CDS encoding DUF1254 domain-containing protein, with protein sequence MLKLLHAVLLGLFGAAAVHIAILFLLPTYSERDVWAAMAKEAGPYAFVRLGEGNADPLLAEEQNPFFETAACRFDLENGMVRLTSAERVPFWSFSVYDRDGFNVFNTNDRSATNRELDALVVNAAQLLELRKGVPESLAASLVAQTDVGEGMIVIRVFVPDESWRIIVERFFDGLRCEAL encoded by the coding sequence ATGCTTAAGCTTCTTCACGCAGTCCTGCTGGGTCTCTTCGGGGCTGCGGCCGTCCATATTGCGATTCTGTTTCTCCTGCCCACTTATTCGGAGCGTGATGTTTGGGCTGCAATGGCAAAGGAAGCAGGCCCGTATGCATTTGTCAGACTGGGCGAAGGCAATGCCGACCCTCTGCTTGCCGAAGAACAGAACCCATTCTTCGAAACGGCGGCATGCCGTTTTGATCTCGAAAACGGAATGGTTCGGTTGACCTCTGCCGAACGCGTACCGTTCTGGTCGTTTTCCGTTTATGACCGCGATGGGTTCAACGTTTTCAACACGAATGACCGGAGCGCGACCAATCGTGAATTGGATGCGCTCGTTGTAAACGCGGCCCAATTGCTGGAACTGCGGAAAGGCGTCCCGGAATCGCTCGCGGCTTCTCTGGTCGCTCAGACGGATGTAGGAGAAGGCATGATCGTGATCCGCGTCTTCGTTCCCGATGAGAGTTGGCGGATCATTGTCGAGCGCTTCTTTGATGGCCTGCGCTGCGAAGCGCTCTAA
- a CDS encoding DUF1214 domain-containing protein → MLKTVIFVVFVLIIALVGGAGSAWLALESTRSIGSVEIGPWVTFPNQGTRKADPYSRARSRRLGQLSLGQAEGVVLVAAADSDGRPLLRQCTYRIQGELPPTRFFTLHAVDDNRTILSAPARFLSALHSQDLLWRDGQTLGMIVSPHPQPDNWMAIAGTGSMQLVLTLVDTPISTGARVGETSLPVISRVGCDA, encoded by the coding sequence ATGCTGAAAACCGTGATCTTCGTTGTCTTCGTTCTGATCATCGCTCTGGTAGGCGGTGCAGGCAGCGCATGGCTGGCGCTGGAATCGACACGCTCCATCGGTTCCGTGGAAATCGGGCCCTGGGTCACCTTTCCCAATCAAGGGACACGCAAAGCCGATCCCTATTCCCGGGCGAGAAGCAGAAGGCTCGGTCAACTCAGTCTCGGGCAGGCGGAAGGTGTGGTTCTCGTTGCAGCGGCAGACAGTGACGGACGTCCGCTGCTACGCCAATGCACCTATCGCATTCAGGGGGAGCTTCCCCCCACACGCTTCTTCACCCTTCATGCCGTTGATGATAATCGGACAATCCTGTCCGCTCCGGCCCGTTTTCTTTCCGCGCTCCACTCCCAGGACCTGCTTTGGCGCGATGGTCAAACACTGGGCATGATAGTCTCGCCGCACCCACAGCCCGACAATTGGATGGCAATCGCTGGAACCGGATCGATGCAACTGGTGCTGACCCTGGTGGATACACCCATTTCGACGGGTGCGCGCGTCGGAGAAACCAGTTTGCCAGTGATCTCCAGGGTGGGCTGCGATGCTTAA